The Pyrus communis chromosome 9, drPyrComm1.1, whole genome shotgun sequence genome has a segment encoding these proteins:
- the LOC137745994 gene encoding two-component response regulator ORR10-like — MGMAATDSQFHVLAVDDSVIDRKLIERLLKSSSYQVTTVDSGSKALEFLGLCEDDQSSSDSPSVSPNNQQEVGVNLVITDYCMPGMTGYDLLRKIKESSSLRNIPVVIMSSENVPSRINRCLEEGAEEFFLKPVRLSDLSRLRPHLMKAKSNNQNQEKQEDESESSETQSQEQEQEHHELEQQQPQPQLQPIPPNSNKRKAVEEGFSPDITRPRYSGIATLV, encoded by the exons ATGGGGATGGCTGCCACAGACTCACAGTTCCATGTTCTAGCTGTTGATGACAGCGTCATCGATCGGAAGCTGATCGAGAGGCTCCTCAAGAGCTCATCGTACCAAG TTACTACAGTTGATTCTGGTAGTAAGGCTTTAGAGTTTCTGGGTTTGTGTGAGGATGATCAAAGCAGTTCAGATTCACCTTCTGTTTCCCCAAACAATCAACAG GAAGTGGGAGTGAATCTTGTAATTACAGACTACTGTATGCCTGGAATGACAGGATATGATTTGCTCAGGAAAATAAAG gagTCTTCATCTCTGAGGAACATACCTGTTGTGATCATGTCATCTGAGAATGTGCCTTCAAGAATCAACAG ATGCTTGGAAGAAGGGgcagaagaattttttttaaagccaGTGAGATTATCAGACTTGAGTAGGCTTAGACCCCATTTGATGAAAGCCAAGTCCAACAatcaaaaccaagaaaaacaagaagatgAATCTGAAAGTTCAGAGACTCAATCACAGGAGCAGGAGCAGGAGCATCATGAACTAGAACAACAACAACCGCAACCGCAACTGCAACCGATACCGCCAAACAGTAACAAGAGGAAGGCAGTGGAAGAGGGGTTTTCACCTGATATAACTAGACCAAGATACAGTGGAATCGCCACTCTGGTTTGA